In Methylotenera versatilis 79, the DNA window TTGATAACGCAATCTTCGTTGCTCAATATAAAAAGGGGAGTAAGTCATGTCTTTTACTGATTCAATCAAGCTATGTTTTGCTAAATATGCGGATTTTTCAGGGCGCGCCAAACGTCCAGAATTTTGGTGGTTTGCACTATTTTGCGCAATCCTGTCACTATTATTAGAGGCTGTTGGTAGCGGTGTTTCTTGGTTATTTTCGTTAGCTACTTTGTTGCCCTCACTTGCCGTTGGCTCACGTAGATTGCATGATTTAAACAAAAGTGGCTGGATGCAATTGATTTGGCTAATTCCGATACTAGGCTGGATATACATGATTTACTTACTCGCACAACCTGGTGATACTGGCGATAACCAATACGGTACGCCTCCTGCGAACTAGCATAAAAAAGGGGCTAACCGCCCCTTTTTACATCAACTTAAGTTTTTATTACTTTCAGTTTTACATTAACTTAGTAAGATCACTCGCGATATCTGCTGGTTTTTGACCATAATCTAAATATAGCCGAATTTTTCCTGTTTTATCAAACACATACATACCTGCACTATGGTCAACCGTGTAATCACCTTTGACTTTACCCTCGACTTTCGAATAGTAAATTTTAAAGTTACCCAATGTTTCGGCAGTCTCTTGCAAGCTGCCCCATAAACCAATAAAACGCGGGTCAAACGATGGCACAAATTGCGCCAACACTTGTTGTGTATCACGTTGTGGATCTACTGTGACAAAAACCACCTGTACTTGGTCAGCTTTATCGCCCAACAATTTCATGGTTTGTTTTAAGTCGCTCATCGTCGTTGGGCATACATCTGGACAATGTGTATAGCCAAAAAATAGCGTCACTACTTTGCCTTTAAAGTCGCTCATGGTGCGCTTTTTGCCGTTGTGGTCGGTCAATGCCAACGGTTTTGGAAAGTCTGCGCCAGTAATATCCGTACCAACAAAACCGCCTGTTTTACTCCCTGTGCCTGACTGCGCATTTGGGTTGCACGCGCTTAAAAACAAAACCAAGCCAACTAACAATAACTTTTTCATCACTAAAACTCCAATTAAACACTGTATTTATTCAACATTTTGATTTTAACATGCATAGAGAAGTTCACCCTTTAGTTTACAATAATGGTTTTGCAAAATTTAGAGCTTTAAGGAAAAGTATGGCAAACCCAGCAACAACTTCTGGCGGTATGGCAGACCGCGACGGCGTAATTTGGTATGACGGTAAAATGGTGAACTGGCGCGATGCCACCACCCACGTACTGACACACACTTTGCATTACGGCATGGGCGTTTTTGAAGGCGTGCGTGCATACAAAACCGACAAAGGCACTGCGATTTTCCGCTTAAAAGAACATACAGACAGACTTTTCCGTAGCGCGCACATCTTGGGCATGAAAATGCCATTCACCAAAGAAGAGTTGATGGAAGCGCAAAAAGCAGCCGTGCGTGAAAACAATTTAGAGTCCGCTTATATGCGCCCAATGGCGTTTTACGGCGCTGAGGCGATGGGCATTTCAGCTAAAACATTGTCTACGCATGTGATTGTTGCTGCTTGGAAATGGGGAGCGTACATGGGCCAAGAAGCGCTGGATAACGGTATTCGCGTTAAAACGTCTTCATTCTCACGTCACCATGTAAACATCACCATGTGCAAAGCCAAAGCCAACGGCAATTACATGAACTCTATCTTAGCGCACCAAGAAGCAGCGCAAGATGGATACGATGAAGCATTGTTATTAGACGTGGATGGTTTTGTGGCTGAAGGTTCTGGTGAGAATGTTTTTATCGTGCGTAACGGTAAACTTTACACGCCAGATTTAACCTCTGCGTTAGAAGGTATTACGCGCGACACAATCGTGCAATTAGCCGGCGAAATTGGCTTGCAAGTAATTGAAAAACGTATCACGCGTGATGAAGTATATTCAGCAGATGAAGCGTTCTTTACTGGCACAGCGGCTGAAGTGACACCAATCCGTGAACTAGATCGCCGCAATATCGGCACAGGCACAGCTGGCCCAGTGACTAAACAATTACAGAAAATGTACTTTGACGCAGTTACAGGAAAGTCTGCTAAACATGCAGATTGGTTAACGTTAGTTTAAATAGCGTTCGAAAGAAGATAAATGTCTGACGTTAAAGAAATAGAAATTACTGCAAAAGACCTGCCCTTGCACTGCCCTACTAAAGAGGTAGCGCTTTGGGCAAGTCATCCACGTGTGTTTTTAGATATCGCGGCAACGGGGCAAGTCGCTTGCCCTTACTGTGGCACTAAATATCGGCTCAAAGCTGGCGAAGTGATTTCGCATCACTAAACCATAATTAAACTTACATAATCAAGCTAACTCAACATCACGCTTTTTGAAAATCAATCCCCTGCAAGAAGATACTTTAAGTCTGCTTAAAGCAGGCAAACTAATCGGTAGCAAGCGCCTTAAACTCAGCTGCGGATTAACCCAGTTTCCAGTAGAAATTTTCACACTGGCCGACACCTTAGAAATACTCGACTTATCCGGCAATGCACTCAATTCCTTACCAGACGATTTAAATAAGCTGCATAAACTGCGGATTCTGTTTTGCTCATCCAACCAATTTACACATGTGCCTGAAGTATTAGGGCGATGCGAAAATTTGAGCATGATTGGCTTTAAGGCCAATAAAATCAAAGCGTTTTCAAACTCCGCAATACCTACTGCAACACTACGCTGGTTAATCTTAACGGATAACGCACTCACCAAATTACCAGTTGCGATTGGCGATTGCCAGCACATGCAAAAGCTAATGCTGGCTGGCAACCAACTGAGCGAATTACCAGAAACTCTAGCTAATTGTCGAAAATTAGAATTGCTAAGAATCTCGGCTAATCGGTTTGAATCATTACCGGAATGGTTATTGGATTTACCCAAACTAAGCTGGCTGGCGTATGCAGGCAATCCGTTTAGCGACAGAATAGAGGAACATTTAATCGCTCAGCATGATATTCCACAAGTCGATTGGAACGACCTTGAGATACAGCAACTATTGGGTGAAGGCGCGTCAGGGCTTATTTATCAAGCTCAATTGCAAGTTAAGCAACCTCAAATGAGCGTTCGTCAAACGAGTGATGTTGCAGTCAAAATGTTTAAAGCAGATTTAACCAGTGATGGCTTGCCGCGCTGTGAAATTCATGCCGCAACACTTGCTGGTCAACACCCTAATTTATTGGGCATGTGCGGCGTTGTTGCGCATCACCCAAATGAACAGGCTGGAATGGTGATGCCATTAATGGATGCAGATTTAACGGTATTGGCAAACCCACCCAGCTTTGAATCTTGCAGCCGCGATGTATATGCAAATGACACAAAATTTGACCTAAAAAAAGTGTTAAGTATTGCGCACAGCGTTGCTTCTGCTGTCGCGCATTTGCATGCGAACAGGATGACGCACGGCGATTTATATGCGCATAATATATTGAGCAACCCGCATAGCAATGCTGAATCCAGCACGCTATTAAGTGATTTCGGCGCTGCTTCATTTTTGCCGCAAGATAATCCTAAGCAATCTGAGCAACTTCAGCGTATTGAATCGCATGCGTTTGCTTGCTTGCTGGAAGAATTACTTAATCGCATTGAAGACATCAATACTTTAAATAACGATATTAAACAAATACTTACCATTAAAAACCTTTGGCAGTTACAAAGAGAATGTGCACAAGAAACGAATGCGAGCAGACCTTTGTTTGAGGCGATTGAAGCGAGAATAATGAGAGTACAGTGAAATGGATTGCAGTAGAGTTAAGCGAATTTAACATTCAAAGTTATTTACAATCAGCATCAAAGCTGACATCAAAATATTCCAATAAAAAAGCTAATGCACTTTTACGAGCATTAGCTTTTGAGCATTTAAAAGCGATTAATTAACTAATCACTTTTTATAACAAGTCAAAGTTGCAAGCAGTAAGCTACAAGCAACACGACAATTTAGTTATTTTTTTCTTCGCTTGCTTTATTTTTGATAGCTGCACCACCTTTTTCAATATCTTTACCCGCACCTTCTACAGTATTACAGCCAGAAATCGCAGCCATTGTGCCAGCTAAAAACAAAATAGCAAATAAGGACGTAAATGTTTTTTTAATCATGGTAAACCTCCAAAAAAAGTACGAGCAATCATAAAAGTAAAATAAATTAGAAGTGAGTAGCAATCCTCTGCTAAGCCTTCTTGCGAGCATTGTGGCGTGTAATAAAAAGCAACTCTGTGCGATAACGCACAGAGCAATTCTAAGTTATTCAGTAACTAAATAATATGACGATTACAAGAAGTTTACCGGTGCAGTTTTACCCCATAATTGTTTGATAATCTGTTGAGGATTTGCTGCTTCGCTATTAGTCCAAAAAATTAGACTGGAAAGCTGATTTGAATGTTTGGGCTCAACCAGCAAATTGAGCGCTGACAAACGTTTTTGCAAATGCTTTGCCACTGCTGCGCCTGTATCAATCAAGGTAACGTTTGATCCAACCACCCGCTCAATCAGCGGCCGCACAAACGGGTAATGTGTGCAACCCAAAACAATGGTATCTGCGCCTTCATCCAACAACGGTTTGCAATATTGCTGAATTAGTTCAAGCGTGCTTTGATTACTTAATTCACCCCGCTCAACACACTCAACCAACCCGACACAGGCTTGCGTCACCACTTCTACATTACGGCCATAGCTTTCGAGCAACGCTGCAAATTGCGCACTTTTGAGTGTACCCACTGTTGCCAATACACCAATAATGCCGTTTTGGGTGGCAGCAGCAGCAGGTTTCACGGCGGGTTCCATCCCAATAATTGGCAAATCATATTTTGCGCGCATCGCGTCAATCGCCGCCGCCGTGGCCGTGTTGCAGGCAACCACTAAAGCTTTGGCATTTTTGGAGATTAGATAATCGGCGATTTCAAAGCAACGTGCGGTGATTTCTACAGGCGTTCTGCTGCCATAAGGTGCGTATTTGCTATCGGCCACATAAAGCAAATCTTCATGCGGCAATAACGTGTGAATATGCTTTAAAACCGAGATGCCACCAACGCCAGAATCAAACACGCCGATTGGGTTTTTACTGTTGTTGGCGGAAAGCGCATTCAATGAAAGTGAAGTCATCGAAATAGGTTTGGATGATTTATAATGCTTGAATTATATAGGATTTTAAATGGCAAATAGGCTTAGCAAAATTTACACGCGCACTGGCGATGCGGGCACCACAGGCTTGGGTGATGGCACACGCGTTGCGAAAGATAGCTTGCGTGTGGTGGCGATGGGCGATGTAGATGAGTTGAATTCAGTGATTGGCTTACTATTAACAGAGCCAGTGTCGGACAAGATCAAAGTTTGTTTAACGCGTGTTCAGCATGATTTATTTGATATGGGTGGCGAGATTTGCATGCCAGGTTATGACCTCATCAAACCGGAACGGGTAAGCGCCTTAGAAAATGCGCTCGACGAATGGAACGACACTCTTAACCCATTAAAAGAGTTCATTTTACCAGGCGGTAGCCGTGCTGCGGCCTACTGCCATTTGGCCAGAACGGTTTGCAGACGCGCCGAGCGCCAAATGACGACGTTAAATGCACAAGAAAAAATTACCGATATTTCTCTGCAATATATCAATCGATTATCGGATTTATTATTTGTGCTGTGCCGCATATTAAATAAAGAAGCAGGCGTGCCAGATGTGTTGTGGAAAAATGAGTTTAAGAAATAGATCAATATGATTAAAAGATTCCTGCAAAAAGTTTTTAGCAAAAAAACGAAGGCTGTATTAGCCATTAACCAAGCTGACAGCATCGACACCAGCATGGCAAAAAAAATCACGGCTAAGACGCACAAAATCAATAAAGACTTAATCACCCAAGCAGCACTAAAAACCTGTGATGGTTTACAGAAAGCTGGATTTGAAGCGTTTATTGTCGGCGGCGCCGTGCGTGACTTGCTACTGAATGTTAAGCCAAAAGATTTCGATATCGCCACCAATGCCACACCAGAGGAAGTTAATCGCGTATTCCGCCGCTCGCGCATTATCGGCCGACGTTTTCGTTTAGTGCATGTATTGTGGGGACAAGAAACGATTGAGGTATCGACTTTCCGTGGCAATCACCAAGCAGATGGCGATGCAAAAACCAACGATAGTGGGCGTATTCTGCGCGACAATATTTTTGGCAGTTTAGAAAATGATGCTGCGCGACGCGACTTTACGGCTAATGCACTGTATTACAACCCGGCCAATCAAGAAGTGCTAGATTTTCACAATGGCGTGGCGGATATCAAAACCAATGTATTGCGCATGATTGGTGATCCGCTTACACGCTATCAAGAAGACCCTGTGCGTATGCTGCGTGCAGTGCGATTATCTGCAAAACTTGGCTTAAAAATCGATGCTGCGACCCAAGCACCTATCGCTAAAAATGCTAATTTATTGCAAGACGTTCCACCAAGCCGCTTGTTTGATGAAATGCTAAAACTCTTTTTATCTGGCCACGCCATTGAAAGTGTCAATGCCTTGCGTGCACAACATTTACATCATGGCTTATTGCCCATGTTGGATGTCGTGCTGGAACAACCACTAGGCGAAAAATTCGTGATGTTGGCGCTTAAAAATACCGATGACCGTATTTCGATAGGCAAATCAGCTAACCCTAGCTTCTTATTCGCCTGTTTACTGTGGCATGAGGTATTAACCGCTTGGCAATCGTATCAAGACAAAGGTGAAAGTTTTATCCCTGCCCTGCATATGGCGATGAATGAAGTGATTGCAACGCAAGCCGAAAAATTGGCCATTCATAATCGCCATACCGCGACCATGAAAGAAATCTGGGGCTTGCAACCGCGTTTTGAACAGCGCGCAGGTAAACGGCCTTTTGGCATTTTAGAGCATCCGCGCTATCGTGCCGGCTATGACTTTTTACTGTTGCGTTGCGATTCTGGTGAAATTGATGCAGAACTCGGCACTTGGTGGACTGCATTTGCCGATGCGAATTCAGAAGAACGTACCGCGATGTTATTGCCAGATACCAGCCCTAAAAAACGCCGCAAACGCAGCCGTAAAAAAACCACTTCTACTGATAAAGTCGTGCTGGATTCTATTCATTGATGCAAGAAATACAGACAAATAAAGCACAGCAACATACCGCTTACATTGCGTTGGGTAGCAACTTACAAAACCCTATTTTGCAAATTAAACAGGCTTTTATTGCATTAAGCCAATTAACTCAATCCAGCTTAATTCAGACTTCTAGTCTCTATCAAAGCGAACCCGTCGGTTATGAAAATCAGCCAGATTTCATTAATGCCACAGCCGAAATTCGCACCACTTTAAGTCCAATTGAGCTGATGGATGCGCTATTGGCAATTGAAAATCAAGCGGGTCGCGAGCGCCCATTTGCCAACGCTCCGCGCGTTTTAGATTGTGATTTATTGTGCTATGACAATATTGAAGTGCTGTCACAAAAACTCACGCTGCCGCACCCTCGCATGCATTTGCGTGGCTTTGTATTATTACCTTTGGCAGAAATTGCGCCAGATTTATCCATTCCAAATCACGGCAATGTTGTAAAATTAGCGCAAAAGTATTTAAATCAAGGCATTCAGAAATTAGATGGTTCACAATGAGCATATTCAATAAATATCCCTATATCGTGATTGAAGGCCCAATTGGCAGCGGAAAAACCACGCTGGCTAAATTATTGGCAGACAAGTTTTCGGTGCAATTGCTAAGCGAAAAGGCTGAATCAAATCCATTTTTGCCACGTTTTTATCAAGATGCACAACGCTATGCGTTACCCACACAATTGTTTTTCTTGTTTCAACGTTCACGCCAAATCGCGGATATGACGCAGCGCGATTTATTTTCAGCGCCAACTGTCGCCGATTTCTTTTTAGAAAAGGACCCGCTATTCGCACGACTGAATTTGGATGACGAAGAATATGCGCTGTATCACCAAATTTATACACACTTACAATTAAAATCACCCAAACCAGATTTAGTGATTTATCTGCAAACACCGATTGAAGAACTCGCCGAGCGCATTGAAGAACGCAACATTAGTTACGAACAAGAAATCCCACTGGAATATATTGAGCGCTTAGCGGATGCTTACAGTGAGTTTTTTCACACTTACGATACATCTCCTGTATTGATTGTAAATAATGAAAAACTCAATATTATCAAAGATGAAAGCGCGCTTAATCTGTTAGTCGATAGAATTATGCAGATTAAAAGTAGCCGCGAATATTTCAATCCAAATTTCGACTAAGCTCGAAGCCAAACACCCTGACTACGGCCCAATCGGGCTATTGTGGCTAATTAGTAATTAGTAGACTATCCGTTATAAGATATTTGCATATGATTAACGAGATACATCATGAAAAAACTATTTACCTTTGCGGTTTTATTGTCAGCAGCGACTATAGCTAATGCTAATCTAATACAAAATGGCTCTTTTGAAGACACAAACCAGACTAACGGCACATGGAGTGTTTATAGCAGTATTAATGGCTGGTCAACAACCAACGGAGCTGGTATTGAAATTCGTAACAACGTAGAAGGTGTTGCCTCTAATGGCGTTAACTTTGTTGAATTAGATTCCCATAACAACAGCGCAATGGCGCAAGTGATTACCACTTCGGCTGGCTCACTATACGAACTTTTGTTCGATTATTCACCGCGTATTAATCAGCCTTCTACCACTAATGGCATTGCAGTCTTTTGGAATGGCACATTATTGGCTGAGATTACTGGTACAGGCGGCGCGAGTAACTCATGGGTTACGCAACAATTTTTTGTAACAGGTACTGGCAGCGATGTATTACAATTTGCTGCAACTGGCACAAACGATAGCTTCGGTGGCAATATTGATTATGTACAGTTGAACGCTGTACCAGTACCCGCAGCAGCTTGGTTATTTGCTTCTGCATTGGGGCTGTTTGGTATTGCTCGTCGCAACTCTATTTAAATTTATTTCTTAAATAGTATCTAAAAAATGGGACTTAATTAAGTCCCATTTTTTCGTCTTGATTGTAATCTCCGCAGCTATCTTTCATCTGCTTGTTTAGTATTCTTGCCAATATCAAAACAATTTCATTGTAAAATGTCGGCATGTTGCTATCTCAGTTAAATCAAAAAGTTAAATCTGGTGAAAAAATCGCCATGCTCACCTGTTACGATGCCACCTTTGCCAAGTTAATGGAGTCTGCTGGTGTGGATATTTTGTTGGTGGGCGATTCACTCGGCATGGTGTTACATGGCGCAGAAAATACGCTTAATGTCAGCATGCACCACATGACGTATCACACCAAAAGTGTCGCTGCTGGCGCACCAAACACATTGATTATTGCCGACATGCCGCTTGGAAGTTATGAGCACGATGCAGAAGCTGCCTACAAAAATGCAGAATGGTTAATCAAATCTGGCGCGCACATGGTTAAGTTTGAGGGTGGTGGCGAAAAAGCCAGCACGGCTAAATATCTGGTTGAACGCGGCATTGCGGTTTGTGCACATTTAGGTTTCACGCCGCAATCAGTTAACCAATTGGGTGGCTATAAAATTCAAGGCAAAACCGCAGAAGGCGCAGCTAAAATACTACAAGACGCAACTGCGATGGCAGATGCTGGCGTCAGTTTTATCGTGCTAGAAATGGTACCAGCCAGTTTGGCCAAAATAATCACCGAAAGCATTAAAGTACCCACTATTGGCATCGGTGCTGGAGTAGATTGCAGCGGCCAAGTATTAGTGATACAAGATTTATTAGGCATTTACACTGGCCCAGCGACAAAAAACTCCGCCGAATTTAAATCTCCGCGCTTTGTGCGCAACTTTTTAAAAGACACCAATAATATTCACGATGCGGTCTCGACTTATGTCAAATCCGTGAAAAATAAAACTTTCCCCGCTTTAGAACACAGCTATTAGCATACAGCTCTAAAACATCTCTATTCGCACTAAATTATTGGGCCAATATTCATTGCAATATAAAAAATTATTGGCTAAATTTTTTATCGGCAATCTTGCCAATTGCCATAAAAAATCCAACTTTATCTTAAAAAACCCTTCATTAATGGTGGTTCCATACAACCGAACATGGCTTATATAAACCAATCACAATATAACTTAAAATAAATTTCCCTTATAAATCAATCAATTGATTTTACATTCTTACTGGAATAGAACTTGCTGTAAAAACAACTCATCAGTAAAAATTAAAATCAGGGAGATTTTGCATGGTTAAACACAACCTAAAATTAAAAGCCATTCCAGCGATTGTTTCATTAGCAATGTTGACAATCACTTTACAAGTTCAAGCGGAAGAGATTGCTGTCAATGCAGTAGAAGTCACCGGTATCTTGCCAGAAAAATTAGAATCCGTACCGGGCTCATTTAATGTTATTGACGAAAAAGAATTAATCGACCGCCGTCCTTTTACAATAAGAGAAGCACTTAACAATGTGCCCGGCATCAATATTGTGGGTGAAGATGCGTTTGTTTTAGCGCCAAATATTGGTATTCGTGGTTTAGATCCACGTCGCACTTCACGTACATTATTGCTAGAAGATGGCATGCCACTGTTTTTAGCACCTTATGGCGATCCATCAGCACATTATTCAACACCATTGCAACGCGTTAGCCGTATTGAAGTGGT includes these proteins:
- the pcnB gene encoding polynucleotide adenylyltransferase PcnB yields the protein MIKRFLQKVFSKKTKAVLAINQADSIDTSMAKKITAKTHKINKDLITQAALKTCDGLQKAGFEAFIVGGAVRDLLLNVKPKDFDIATNATPEEVNRVFRRSRIIGRRFRLVHVLWGQETIEVSTFRGNHQADGDAKTNDSGRILRDNIFGSLENDAARRDFTANALYYNPANQEVLDFHNGVADIKTNVLRMIGDPLTRYQEDPVRMLRAVRLSAKLGLKIDAATQAPIAKNANLLQDVPPSRLFDEMLKLFLSGHAIESVNALRAQHLHHGLLPMLDVVLEQPLGEKFVMLALKNTDDRISIGKSANPSFLFACLLWHEVLTAWQSYQDKGESFIPALHMAMNEVIATQAEKLAIHNRHTATMKEIWGLQPRFEQRAGKRPFGILEHPRYRAGYDFLLLRCDSGEIDAELGTWWTAFADANSEERTAMLLPDTSPKKRRKRSRKKTTSTDKVVLDSIH
- a CDS encoding cob(I)yrinic acid a,c-diamide adenosyltransferase, which encodes MANRLSKIYTRTGDAGTTGLGDGTRVAKDSLRVVAMGDVDELNSVIGLLLTEPVSDKIKVCLTRVQHDLFDMGGEICMPGYDLIKPERVSALENALDEWNDTLNPLKEFILPGGSRAAAYCHLARTVCRRAERQMTTLNAQEKITDISLQYINRLSDLLFVLCRILNKEAGVPDVLWKNEFKK
- a CDS encoding DUF805 domain-containing protein — protein: MSFTDSIKLCFAKYADFSGRAKRPEFWWFALFCAILSLLLEAVGSGVSWLFSLATLLPSLAVGSRRLHDLNKSGWMQLIWLIPILGWIYMIYLLAQPGDTGDNQYGTPPAN
- the folK gene encoding 2-amino-4-hydroxy-6-hydroxymethyldihydropteridine diphosphokinase — translated: MQEIQTNKAQQHTAYIALGSNLQNPILQIKQAFIALSQLTQSSLIQTSSLYQSEPVGYENQPDFINATAEIRTTLSPIELMDALLAIENQAGRERPFANAPRVLDCDLLCYDNIEVLSQKLTLPHPRMHLRGFVLLPLAEIAPDLSIPNHGNVVKLAQKYLNQGIQKLDGSQ
- a CDS encoding deoxynucleoside kinase, with translation MSIFNKYPYIVIEGPIGSGKTTLAKLLADKFSVQLLSEKAESNPFLPRFYQDAQRYALPTQLFFLFQRSRQIADMTQRDLFSAPTVADFFLEKDPLFARLNLDDEEYALYHQIYTHLQLKSPKPDLVIYLQTPIEELAERIEERNISYEQEIPLEYIERLADAYSEFFHTYDTSPVLIVNNEKLNIIKDESALNLLVDRIMQIKSSREYFNPNFD
- a CDS encoding branched-chain amino acid transaminase, whose translation is MANPATTSGGMADRDGVIWYDGKMVNWRDATTHVLTHTLHYGMGVFEGVRAYKTDKGTAIFRLKEHTDRLFRSAHILGMKMPFTKEELMEAQKAAVRENNLESAYMRPMAFYGAEAMGISAKTLSTHVIVAAWKWGAYMGQEALDNGIRVKTSSFSRHHVNITMCKAKANGNYMNSILAHQEAAQDGYDEALLLDVDGFVAEGSGENVFIVRNGKLYTPDLTSALEGITRDTIVQLAGEIGLQVIEKRITRDEVYSADEAFFTGTAAEVTPIRELDRRNIGTGTAGPVTKQLQKMYFDAVTGKSAKHADWLTLV
- a CDS encoding zinc-finger domain-containing protein — translated: MSDVKEIEITAKDLPLHCPTKEVALWASHPRVFLDIAATGQVACPYCGTKYRLKAGEVISHH
- a CDS encoding entericidin A/B family lipoprotein — its product is MIKKTFTSLFAILFLAGTMAAISGCNTVEGAGKDIEKGGAAIKNKASEEKNN
- a CDS encoding leucine-rich repeat-containing protein kinase family protein; its protein translation is MKINPLQEDTLSLLKAGKLIGSKRLKLSCGLTQFPVEIFTLADTLEILDLSGNALNSLPDDLNKLHKLRILFCSSNQFTHVPEVLGRCENLSMIGFKANKIKAFSNSAIPTATLRWLILTDNALTKLPVAIGDCQHMQKLMLAGNQLSELPETLANCRKLELLRISANRFESLPEWLLDLPKLSWLAYAGNPFSDRIEEHLIAQHDIPQVDWNDLEIQQLLGEGASGLIYQAQLQVKQPQMSVRQTSDVAVKMFKADLTSDGLPRCEIHAATLAGQHPNLLGMCGVVAHHPNEQAGMVMPLMDADLTVLANPPSFESCSRDVYANDTKFDLKKVLSIAHSVASAVAHLHANRMTHGDLYAHNILSNPHSNAESSTLLSDFGAASFLPQDNPKQSEQLQRIESHAFACLLEELLNRIEDINTLNNDIKQILTIKNLWQLQRECAQETNASRPLFEAIEARIMRVQ
- the murI gene encoding glutamate racemase, which gives rise to MTSLSLNALSANNSKNPIGVFDSGVGGISVLKHIHTLLPHEDLLYVADSKYAPYGSRTPVEITARCFEIADYLISKNAKALVVACNTATAAAIDAMRAKYDLPIIGMEPAVKPAAAATQNGIIGVLATVGTLKSAQFAALLESYGRNVEVVTQACVGLVECVERGELSNQSTLELIQQYCKPLLDEGADTIVLGCTHYPFVRPLIERVVGSNVTLIDTGAAVAKHLQKRLSALNLLVEPKHSNQLSSLIFWTNSEAANPQQIIKQLWGKTAPVNFL
- a CDS encoding SCO family protein; translated protein: MKKLLLVGLVLFLSACNPNAQSGTGSKTGGFVGTDITGADFPKPLALTDHNGKKRTMSDFKGKVVTLFFGYTHCPDVCPTTMSDLKQTMKLLGDKADQVQVVFVTVDPQRDTQQVLAQFVPSFDPRFIGLWGSLQETAETLGNFKIYYSKVEGKVKGDYTVDHSAGMYVFDKTGKIRLYLDYGQKPADIASDLTKLM
- the panB gene encoding 3-methyl-2-oxobutanoate hydroxymethyltransferase gives rise to the protein MLLSQLNQKVKSGEKIAMLTCYDATFAKLMESAGVDILLVGDSLGMVLHGAENTLNVSMHHMTYHTKSVAAGAPNTLIIADMPLGSYEHDAEAAYKNAEWLIKSGAHMVKFEGGGEKASTAKYLVERGIAVCAHLGFTPQSVNQLGGYKIQGKTAEGAAKILQDATAMADAGVSFIVLEMVPASLAKIITESIKVPTIGIGAGVDCSGQVLVIQDLLGIYTGPATKNSAEFKSPRFVRNFLKDTNNIHDAVSTYVKSVKNKTFPALEHSY